Proteins from a single region of Dyadobacter fanqingshengii:
- a CDS encoding helix-turn-helix domain-containing protein: protein MAHTTSNPKIHEGRNLKRFREMLGMKQDVLAFELGEEWNQQKVSLLEQREKIDSDILEQVSAILKIPSDAIRNFDEDQAINIISNTFHDQAYLGNPHSTFNVNPITEIRRLHEEKMELYERMLKEKDDMMGRLERLIGNRSKSESL from the coding sequence ATGGCACATACTACATCCAACCCCAAGATTCACGAAGGCCGCAACCTAAAACGCTTCCGCGAAATGCTTGGAATGAAACAAGACGTCCTTGCCTTTGAGCTCGGAGAAGAGTGGAACCAGCAAAAGGTATCGTTACTGGAACAAAGAGAAAAGATTGATTCTGATATTTTAGAGCAGGTTTCGGCAATACTGAAAATCCCAAGTGATGCAATTAGGAATTTTGATGAAGATCAGGCGATTAATATTATTTCAAATACATTTCACGATCAAGCATATTTGGGAAATCCACATTCGACTTTCAATGTCAATCCGATTACAGAAATCAGAAGATTGCATGAGGAGAAGATGGAGCTTTATGAGCGGATGTTGAAGGAGAAGGATGATATGATGGGGAGATTGGAGCGGTTGATTGGGAATAGATCAAAGTCAGAATCGCTATGA
- a CDS encoding nucleotidyltransferase family protein — translation MTEEEKFRDLEQRIRLGMKKTFESVLEFKRQKNSPLVVMRGDKIVKIMPEDFHKLKRKDNEMNMLERHKEVIVKLCKAHRVKSLYAFGSVLTDHFDRESDIDLIVDFSPMEVEDYADNYFDFKFSLQDIFNRQVDLLEAKAIKNPYFLQNVNQQKQLVYGH, via the coding sequence ATGACAGAAGAAGAAAAATTTCGCGATTTAGAGCAGAGGATACGTCTTGGTATGAAAAAGACTTTTGAAAGTGTTCTTGAATTTAAAAGACAGAAGAATTCTCCTTTGGTCGTAATGAGAGGCGACAAAATTGTGAAGATTATGCCGGAGGACTTTCATAAATTGAAAAGAAAAGACAATGAAATGAACATGCTGGAAAGACATAAAGAAGTTATCGTAAAACTTTGTAAAGCACACAGGGTGAAAAGCTTATATGCATTCGGTTCTGTTCTTACTGATCACTTTGACAGAGAGAGCGACATTGATCTGATCGTAGACTTTTCGCCAATGGAAGTCGAAGATTACGCGGACAATTACTTCGATTTTAAATTTTCTTTACAAGACATCTTTAATCGTCAAGTCGATCTGCTTGAAGCAAAAGCGATCAAAAATCCCTATTTTCTGCAAAATGTAAATCAACAGAAGCAGCTTGTGTATGGACATTGA
- a CDS encoding HepT-like ribonuclease domain-containing protein produces the protein MDIEIKAWLYNILNAIAEIESFFADRPMLFANYQADLRTKRAVERNIEIIGEAMNRIIKKDNNIQITNSRKLVDTRNRIIHGYDSVSDDVIWGIVVRHLPVLKTDVENLLKI, from the coding sequence ATGGACATTGAGATCAAAGCGTGGCTTTATAATATCCTCAATGCAATCGCAGAAATCGAAAGCTTCTTCGCTGATCGACCCATGCTATTTGCAAACTATCAAGCTGACTTACGCACAAAACGCGCCGTTGAAAGGAACATTGAAATTATCGGCGAGGCGATGAACCGCATCATTAAAAAGGACAACAACATCCAAATCACCAACTCGCGCAAACTCGTCGATACTCGTAATCGGATCATTCATGGTTATGATTCGGTTTCTGATGATGTTATTTGGGGTATTGTTGTTAGGCATTTGCCGGTTTTGAAAACGGATGTTGAAAATTTGCTGAAAATATGA
- a CDS encoding FAD-dependent oxidoreductase, whose amino-acid sequence MKRRNFLGSIALGGSLLSNKEDKIQNPDSLQQSKDPAKNLFFEADMVVAGGGLGGCAAALAALRNGLSVILTEETDWLGGQLSQQGVPPDEHQWIETHGATQLYRDFRTVIRQYYINHYPLTDEARNRKHLNPGDGAVSRLCHEPRVAVAVLNDMFMPYISSGKLTLLIEHKAISADVDGNKVRSLEVVNVKTKTRSKLSAPYFVDATELGDLLPITGTEFVTGTESKSETNELHAPEKGNPENNQAFTVCFAIDYRPGENHVIEKPVEYAFWKDFIPKMTKPWSGKLLDLSYSNPKTLEPKQLGFHPAGIKTGDMLNLWNYRRIISKDNFKPGTYAGDITIVNWPQNDYFLGNLIGASQKDFEKHVNRAKQLSLSLLYWLQTEAPRPDGGKGWPEIRLRKDIMGTEDGLAKYPYVRESRRIKALFTIKEEHVGAENRAIAVANGAPGSKDKASNFHDSVGVGYYHIDLHPSSAGDNYIDFASLPFQIPLGALLPVRMENLLPANKNIGTTHITNGCYRLHPVEWSIGEAVGLLVKFAGEKGVAPRVVREREELLIGFQGFLKGEGVELGW is encoded by the coding sequence ATGAAGCGCAGAAATTTCCTGGGAAGCATTGCACTGGGGGGCAGCTTGCTTTCGAACAAAGAAGATAAAATACAAAATCCGGATTCTTTGCAGCAGTCGAAAGACCCTGCAAAGAATCTTTTTTTTGAGGCCGATATGGTCGTTGCCGGTGGCGGTTTAGGCGGCTGTGCAGCTGCATTGGCCGCATTACGCAATGGCCTATCCGTAATCCTGACCGAAGAAACCGACTGGCTCGGCGGCCAGCTTTCCCAGCAAGGCGTCCCGCCGGACGAGCATCAATGGATTGAAACACACGGCGCTACGCAGCTTTATCGGGATTTTAGGACAGTGATCCGCCAATATTATATCAACCATTATCCGCTTACCGACGAAGCCAGGAATCGTAAGCATTTAAATCCCGGTGACGGCGCTGTTTCCCGCCTCTGCCATGAGCCGCGTGTAGCGGTTGCCGTTCTCAACGATATGTTCATGCCCTACATCAGTTCGGGCAAGCTGACACTGTTGATAGAACATAAAGCCATTTCGGCGGACGTCGATGGGAATAAAGTCCGGTCATTGGAAGTGGTGAATGTTAAAACAAAAACCCGCTCCAAGCTCTCCGCACCCTATTTTGTAGACGCCACAGAATTAGGCGACCTGCTGCCAATAACCGGAACAGAATTCGTAACCGGCACAGAATCCAAAAGTGAAACCAACGAGCTCCACGCACCCGAAAAGGGCAATCCTGAAAACAACCAGGCATTCACCGTTTGTTTCGCGATCGATTACCGGCCGGGAGAAAATCATGTGATCGAAAAGCCAGTTGAATACGCATTCTGGAAGGATTTTATTCCAAAAATGACCAAACCCTGGTCGGGAAAGTTGCTGGACCTGTCCTATTCCAATCCCAAAACATTGGAGCCGAAACAACTTGGATTTCACCCGGCAGGCATCAAAACGGGCGATATGCTGAACCTCTGGAATTACCGCCGGATCATCAGCAAAGACAATTTCAAACCCGGAACCTACGCAGGCGACATTACCATCGTCAATTGGCCCCAAAACGATTATTTTCTGGGCAATCTTATCGGAGCCAGCCAAAAAGATTTCGAAAAACACGTCAACCGCGCCAAGCAGCTCAGCCTATCCTTGCTATACTGGCTACAAACCGAAGCCCCACGCCCCGACGGCGGCAAAGGCTGGCCCGAAATCCGCCTCCGCAAAGACATTATGGGAACCGAAGATGGCCTCGCCAAATACCCCTACGTCCGTGAATCCCGCCGCATCAAAGCCCTTTTCACTATTAAAGAAGAACACGTAGGAGCCGAAAACCGCGCCATAGCAGTCGCCAACGGCGCCCCAGGCTCCAAAGACAAAGCCTCCAACTTCCACGACAGCGTAGGAGTAGGCTACTACCACATCGACCTGCACCCCAGCAGCGCCGGAGATAACTACATTGATTTCGCATCATTGCCATTCCAGATTCCGCTAGGCGCATTGCTGCCCGTGCGGATGGAAAATCTGCTTCCAGCAAATAAGAACATTGGCACAACGCACATTACGAATGGCTGTTACCGCCTCCATCCGGTTGAATGGAGCATTGGGGAGGCTGTGGGATTATTGGTGAAGTTCGCTGGGGAGAAAGGTGTGGCGCCGCGGGTTGTGCGGGAGCGGGAGGAGTTGTTGATTGGGTTTCAGGGGTTTTTGAAGGGGGAGGGGGTTGAGTTGGGGTGGTGA
- a CDS encoding anti-sigma factor, producing the protein MNIQAYIESGILEEYVLGTVSPQEKQEVECMSHIYPEIKEELLRTESALEEYALKHQTPPPASLKESLFAKMNFDSAQEIENTNIDETRAEDADSEPVPVISTIRPVAQDEPRVIDNVFNSVETKVVTPFWAKLAVAAAVLLALFAAWSASQLTEYKGSNEQLASEMSGMKTEMATLRQGFEYNQSLANLFRDPGYKSVHLAGLPKSPGSSVSAFWHIATNKVLLDVQNLPKAPAGKQYQLWSIVDGKPVDNGMIDQEFSGKVLTMKNTKPGAVAFAITLEKEGGVPSPTMEEMYVMGKVV; encoded by the coding sequence ATGAATATCCAAGCCTACATAGAGTCCGGTATATTAGAGGAATATGTATTGGGCACTGTTTCTCCTCAGGAAAAACAGGAAGTGGAGTGCATGTCTCATATTTATCCCGAGATAAAAGAAGAGCTGCTACGGACTGAGAGCGCATTGGAAGAATATGCACTGAAACATCAGACACCACCTCCTGCATCATTGAAAGAGTCGCTTTTTGCAAAAATGAACTTTGATTCCGCGCAGGAAATAGAAAATACGAACATTGACGAAACAAGGGCCGAAGACGCTGACAGCGAGCCGGTTCCCGTGATCAGTACAATCCGTCCGGTAGCACAGGATGAACCGAGAGTGATCGATAATGTCTTTAATAGTGTTGAAACCAAGGTGGTAACACCATTCTGGGCAAAACTGGCAGTTGCAGCTGCCGTGTTGCTAGCGCTGTTTGCCGCTTGGTCGGCTAGCCAACTTACTGAATACAAAGGTAGTAATGAGCAGCTGGCATCGGAAATGAGTGGTATGAAGACTGAAATGGCGACTTTGCGACAAGGCTTTGAGTATAACCAATCGCTTGCAAATCTTTTCCGCGATCCAGGTTATAAATCTGTTCATCTGGCCGGTTTACCAAAATCTCCCGGAAGTTCCGTGTCGGCATTCTGGCATATTGCTACAAACAAGGTTCTGCTCGATGTGCAAAATTTACCGAAAGCGCCTGCTGGTAAGCAGTATCAGCTTTGGAGCATTGTGGACGGCAAGCCGGTTGATAACGGGATGATCGATCAGGAATTTTCCGGAAAGGTCCTTACCATGAAAAACACAAAACCAGGCGCAGTTGCTTTCGCTATCACACTTGAAAAAGAAGGAGGCGTTCCTTCGCCAACTATGGAAGAAATGTATGTGATGGGGAAAGTAGTTTAA
- a CDS encoding RNA polymerase sigma factor yields MATSKLKYSEEELVLALKRNERTAFEFLYDHYSGALFNIISKTLRDEERAADVLQESFLKIWKNIASYNPEKGRLFTWIMNIARNGAIDAARVEGRKPAMDDIENKAVLNERDVYEDSLTSSSEMKAIVNMLRPERKILIDMAYFQGYTHEEISEELSIPLGTVKSRIRTALQELKQYFAV; encoded by the coding sequence TTGGCGACTAGTAAGTTAAAATACTCGGAAGAGGAATTGGTGTTAGCTCTAAAAAGAAACGAGCGAACAGCTTTTGAATTTCTGTACGACCATTACTCAGGCGCTTTGTTTAATATCATTTCAAAAACATTGAGGGACGAGGAGAGGGCCGCGGATGTATTACAAGAGTCTTTCTTGAAGATCTGGAAGAATATCGCTTCTTACAATCCGGAAAAAGGAAGATTATTTACTTGGATCATGAATATTGCACGGAATGGTGCGATAGACGCCGCGCGAGTCGAAGGAAGAAAACCAGCGATGGATGATATCGAAAACAAGGCAGTTCTGAACGAAAGGGACGTGTATGAAGATTCACTGACATCCAGTTCGGAAATGAAAGCAATTGTGAACATGCTGAGGCCCGAAAGGAAGATCCTCATTGACATGGCCTATTTTCAGGGATACACGCATGAAGAAATATCCGAGGAGCTGAGTATCCCGCTGGGAACTGTCAAATCAAGGATCCGGACAGCATTACAAGAGTTAAAACAATACTTTGCAGTATGA
- the gldF gene encoding gliding motility-associated ABC transporter permease subunit GldF, whose amino-acid sequence MFAIFQKEIGSFFNSLIAYIVMAAFLTAIGLIVWVFPDSNILDYGYADLGSFFQLAPYVLLFLIPAITMRSIAEEARNGTLELLLTKPLRNSELVLGKFLANWVLVAITLLPTLIYYYSVYKLGNPEGNVDSAAVFGSYIGLLLFCGVLVSMGIWTSSLTDNQIVAFIASVFIAFVWYVGFGALAQLAGVGLAAELLNWAALDQQYLALGKGLVDSRNIIYLLSLMALFLFLAYIRIEKIRK is encoded by the coding sequence GTGTTTGCAATTTTTCAAAAGGAAATAGGGAGCTTTTTCAATTCCCTGATCGCCTACATTGTGATGGCCGCCTTTTTAACTGCGATCGGCCTGATCGTCTGGGTTTTTCCTGATTCCAATATTCTCGATTATGGCTATGCCGATCTGGGCTCGTTCTTCCAGCTGGCTCCGTATGTGCTGCTTTTTTTGATTCCGGCCATTACGATGCGCTCCATTGCCGAGGAAGCCCGGAACGGTACATTGGAACTGCTGCTGACCAAGCCGTTGCGTAACAGCGAGCTTGTACTTGGCAAATTTTTGGCAAACTGGGTCTTGGTAGCGATCACGCTTTTGCCCACACTCATTTATTATTATAGCGTTTACAAATTAGGGAACCCCGAAGGTAATGTTGATTCTGCCGCAGTTTTCGGCTCTTACATTGGCCTGTTGCTATTTTGCGGCGTGCTGGTTTCCATGGGGATCTGGACCTCTTCACTGACCGACAATCAGATCGTAGCGTTCATCGCGAGCGTCTTTATTGCCTTCGTTTGGTATGTGGGTTTTGGCGCATTGGCACAACTTGCAGGAGTAGGATTGGCTGCCGAATTGCTTAATTGGGCAGCACTGGATCAGCAATACCTGGCGTTAGGAAAAGGGCTCGTCGATTCCCGAAACATCATTTATCTTCTGAGCCTCATGGCATTATTCTTGTTCCTGGCGTACATTAGGATTGAAAAAATAAGAAAATAG
- a CDS encoding DUF4199 domain-containing protein, translating to MEEQASTARVALKYGVLASVVIMIYTTIINIAGLSQNKVLSSLAFAFMIVAIVLAMKNFREKNNGFMSYGEGLGLGTLVSAVMGLLSSAFTMFYMQFIDNTLLTQGMDKVREDMERKGMDDSQIDQAMELSQKFMSPGIVFAIGVFGYVLTGLVISLIVAAIIRREKPVFE from the coding sequence ATGGAAGAACAAGCCTCAACTGCTCGTGTAGCGCTGAAATACGGCGTGCTGGCGTCCGTGGTAATCATGATCTATACGACAATTATCAACATTGCCGGATTGTCACAGAACAAGGTCTTATCCTCTTTGGCGTTTGCTTTCATGATCGTAGCCATTGTTTTGGCTATGAAGAATTTTCGTGAAAAAAATAATGGTTTCATGTCCTATGGCGAAGGATTGGGACTGGGCACATTGGTTTCTGCGGTGATGGGTTTGCTGAGTTCTGCCTTCACCATGTTTTATATGCAGTTCATTGATAACACGTTACTGACGCAAGGAATGGACAAAGTGCGTGAGGATATGGAGCGGAAAGGCATGGACGATTCGCAAATTGACCAGGCTATGGAGTTGTCCCAGAAATTCATGTCGCCCGGGATCGTGTTTGCAATTGGTGTATTCGGCTATGTGCTGACCGGCCTGGTAATTTCACTGATCGTAGCAGCCATTATCCGCCGCGAAAAGCCGGTTTTTGAATAA
- a CDS encoding DUF4199 domain-containing protein, translated as MKSIIAYFNKPLLKVSLIFGLITGVLVFAFFLGLYAMDIVPFGNNKILDFGIHIILIAGACWYYRKYVGNGFLHLWEALTIGYVVNTIGALIAGWLMYFFVTYGDPSVFTDYLAEMKALMLEGKAELVKNIGEAEFSKMYNGVGSMKRSEIIMDEVSKKTVMAIIPILVISLIFRKQDYGVFHNKS; from the coding sequence ATGAAATCAATTATCGCATATTTTAACAAACCCCTTTTAAAAGTCTCCCTGATATTTGGATTGATCACCGGAGTGCTTGTTTTCGCATTTTTCCTGGGACTTTATGCCATGGACATTGTGCCGTTTGGCAATAACAAGATCCTTGATTTTGGCATACACATTATCCTGATTGCCGGCGCATGCTGGTATTACCGCAAATATGTCGGCAATGGATTTCTGCATTTGTGGGAAGCATTAACGATCGGTTATGTGGTGAATACAATTGGTGCGCTGATCGCCGGGTGGCTCATGTACTTTTTTGTGACTTACGGCGACCCCTCGGTTTTTACCGATTACCTGGCCGAAATGAAAGCATTAATGCTCGAAGGAAAGGCAGAACTGGTGAAGAACATTGGTGAAGCAGAATTTAGCAAAATGTATAACGGGGTAGGAAGCATGAAGCGTTCGGAGATCATTATGGACGAAGTGAGCAAGAAAACGGTGATGGCCATCATCCCGATCCTGGTCATTTCGCTTATTTTCAGAAAGCAGGATTACGGTGTGTTTCATAATAAATCTTAA
- a CDS encoding dihydroorotase has protein sequence MKLLIRSAQIIDKKSPFNGQIKDILIEGKNIKSIGDKLDAGDAEVIEADGLCVSAGWVDMRVASRDPGFEHKEDLTSVRAAASHGGFTEIVLLPNTEPVVHSKDTLNYIRQSGSGGLVKLHVAASVTRKAEGVDFTEMIDLHEAGAIAFTDGEHPVQNADLFLKTILYLQPLNALLMNRPEDRQLTLYGQMHEGLTSTLIGMKGIPSLAEEMMLNRDLKLLEYALEKSMYKSDSPALHVSLISTKRAVELIREAKKNGLPVSCDIAAHQVAFTDSDLIDFDTNLKVNPPFRSAEDVKAIREALADGTIDAIVSDHNPHDEESKNLEFDHADFGITGLETAFSLAFMYSGLSLEDIIEKFTSGPRRILRLQDPLLEEGALANLTFFEKDTNWTFTKSFSKSKNTPFLGQELRGKVRGVVNNGKQEWYL, from the coding sequence ATGAAATTATTAATTCGTTCAGCTCAGATCATTGACAAAAAATCTCCGTTTAACGGCCAGATTAAGGACATTTTGATTGAAGGCAAAAACATTAAATCAATAGGGGATAAACTCGATGCGGGAGATGCGGAAGTAATAGAGGCGGATGGCTTGTGCGTGTCTGCTGGCTGGGTGGATATGCGTGTGGCATCCCGTGATCCCGGCTTTGAGCATAAAGAGGATTTGACTTCGGTCCGCGCCGCAGCGTCGCATGGGGGCTTTACGGAAATTGTATTGCTGCCCAACACCGAGCCGGTTGTGCATAGCAAGGATACATTGAACTACATTCGCCAGTCGGGCAGTGGCGGGCTGGTGAAACTGCACGTGGCAGCGTCGGTAACGCGCAAAGCCGAAGGCGTTGACTTCACTGAAATGATCGATCTGCATGAAGCAGGCGCCATAGCATTTACGGACGGCGAGCATCCCGTGCAGAATGCCGATTTGTTTTTAAAAACGATATTATATTTACAACCGCTCAATGCGCTGCTGATGAACCGCCCGGAGGACAGGCAACTGACACTCTACGGACAAATGCATGAGGGCTTGACAAGCACTTTGATCGGCATGAAAGGAATTCCTTCGCTGGCCGAGGAAATGATGCTCAACAGGGATCTCAAATTACTCGAGTATGCGCTTGAAAAAAGCATGTACAAGTCTGACTCTCCTGCATTGCACGTTTCATTAATCTCTACAAAAAGAGCCGTAGAACTCATTAGGGAAGCAAAAAAGAATGGTTTGCCCGTTTCCTGTGACATTGCGGCGCACCAGGTCGCATTTACAGACAGCGATCTGATTGATTTTGATACAAACCTGAAAGTGAACCCGCCATTCCGCTCTGCCGAAGACGTGAAGGCCATTCGGGAAGCGCTCGCGGACGGAACGATCGACGCCATTGTTTCGGACCATAATCCACATGACGAGGAAAGTAAAAACCTGGAATTCGATCATGCTGATTTTGGTATAACCGGCCTGGAAACGGCTTTTTCCCTTGCATTCATGTACAGTGGATTAAGTTTGGAAGACATTATCGAGAAGTTCACCTCGGGACCGCGACGTATTTTGAGATTACAGGATCCTTTATTGGAAGAAGGCGCGCTGGCGAACCTGACTTTCTTCGAAAAGGACACAAACTGGACATTTACTAAAAGCTTTTCGAAATCAAAAAATACACCATTTCTGGGACAAGAGCTGCGTGGAAAAGTGAGAGGCGTTGTCAATAACGGAAAACAGGAATGGTATTTATGA
- the gcvH gene encoding glycine cleavage system protein GcvH yields the protein MNFPSELKYTEDHEWIRFDGDIATIGITEHAQNELGDIVYVDINTVGDALGKGEVFGSVEAVKTVSDLLIPVAGTVLEVNEELDGEPELVNTDPYGRGWMVKISLSDPDDQSGLMSAEEYEKFIGA from the coding sequence ATGAATTTCCCGTCAGAACTTAAATATACAGAGGATCACGAGTGGATTCGCTTCGATGGCGATATAGCGACCATTGGCATTACCGAACATGCGCAGAACGAATTAGGTGACATTGTGTATGTCGATATCAATACGGTAGGAGATGCTCTTGGAAAAGGAGAGGTTTTTGGGTCGGTTGAAGCGGTAAAGACAGTTTCTGATTTGCTTATCCCTGTTGCCGGAACTGTGCTGGAAGTGAACGAGGAACTGGACGGCGAGCCCGAACTGGTTAATACAGATCCTTACGGACGCGGCTGGATGGTAAAAATCAGTTTATCAGATCCCGATGATCAGAGTGGTTTAATGTCCGCAGAAGAATATGAAAAGTTTATAGGTGCCTGA